One window of Bactrocera tryoni isolate S06 chromosome 2, CSIRO_BtryS06_freeze2, whole genome shotgun sequence genomic DNA carries:
- the LOC120768451 gene encoding acid-sensing ion channel 4-A isoform X1 encodes MGYWLELLDWILRDPGKLIRYLVLFVCSVIVIVQLSECFTKLNSPPISTHSYFSLNDTVEMPAVTICREPPYKEDVLNSMSGGICPHPKYITCWNNFPFNDLELDDFFMNSTFDLEETILGEQYGLDGLTKNLEIKTSLHFYMGRCYTLNPKIELKRTTRTSGYSLMLTHHIIPGSSMEMMLEKNPGWHVYIHDHRHEFTELNVKGAARSEYIFAEIDEEIEIKLQSQQFRNIESKETPCSATLSYSDMKCAELCVFDDLATKTNCTGPWMTGILQQPCDNSKSMRALIKDYGIYYESDDDIECDCKRPCNARIYSTFIQSRKQLNSGQQYTQVWIYYSTKLVSQMVEERLSYDTTQFIADIGGSLGFLLGLSVLGLIGILEHLTLFFCGGLIKKQLKHEKQLQDDAERQSQKSDATDITGTTLDIATISREKKTYMDEETLA; translated from the exons ATGGGATATTGGTTAGAGCTATTGGATTGGATATTAAGAGATCCTGGAAAACTAATACGCTATTTAGTCCTTTTTGTGTGCTCAGTTATTGTGATTGTTCAG TTGTCGGAATGCTTTACTAAACTGAATAGTCCACCGATATCAACTCACTCATACTTTAGTCTGAACGACACTGTAGAAATGCCAGCTGTCACCATATGCCGCGAGCCACCATACAAAGAAGATGTACTAAAT agTATGTCGGGTGGTATATGCCCGCATCCAAAATATATAACTTGCTGGAATAACTTCCCTTTCAACGACTTAGAACTAGATGATTTCTTTATGAATTCAACCTTTGATTTAGAAGAAACCATATTAGGTGAACAATATGGACTTGATGGATTAACAAAGA atttagaaataaaaaccaGCTTACACTTCTACATGGGCCGCTGTTACACTTTGAATCCTAAAATAGAGTTAAAACGTACAACTCGTACTTCTGGTTATTCTCTAATGCTTACTCATCACATTATACCGGGCTCAAGTATGGAAATGatgttggaaaaaaatccagGATGGCATGTTTATATACATGATCATCGTCATGAGTTCAcag aactcAATGTCAAAGGGGCAGCACGTTCAGAATATATTTTCGCTGAAATTGAcgaagaaattgaaataaaactccAAAGTCAACAATTCAGAAATATTGAATCCAAAGAAACGCCTTGTTCAGCCACACTAAGCTATAGTGACATGAAG TGCGCAGAGTTAtgtgttttcgatgacttgGCTACAAAAACCAATTGCACTGGTCCTTGGATGACCGGTATATTGCAGCAACCATGCGATAACAGCAAGTCAATGCGTGCCTTAATAAAGGATTACGGGAT CTACTATGAAAGTGACGACGACATTGAATGCGATTGCAAACGTCCTTGTAACGCGCGTATTTATTCGACATTTATACAAAGCAGAAAACAACTTAATTCAGGTCAGCAATATACCCAAGTATGGATTTACTATTCCACAAAACTGGTTTCG CAGATGGTGGAAGAACGTCTGAGTTATGACACAACACAATTTATAGCTGACATTGGTGGCTCATTGGGTTTTCTGCTAGGTCTCTCTGTTCTAGGATTAATCGGCATATTGGAACAT CTTACCTTATTTTTCTGCGGaggattaataaaaaaacaattaaaacacGAGAAGCAGTTACAAGACGACGCAGAACGTCAATCCCAAAAAAGTGATGCAACTGATATAACAGGTACAACTCTTGATATAGCCACAATATCCAGAGAGAAGAAAACATATATGGACGAAGAAACTCTTGCTTga
- the LOC120768451 gene encoding acid-sensing ion channel 4-A isoform X2 — translation MGYWLELLDWILRDPGKLIRYLVLFVCSVIVIVQLSECFTKLNSPPISTHSYFSLNDTVEMPAVTICREPPYKEDVLNSMSGGICPHPKYITCWNNFPFNDLELDDFFMNSTFDLEETILGEQYGLDGLTKNLEIKTSLHFYMGRCYTLNPKIELKRTTRTSGYSLMLTHHIIPGSSMEMMLEKNPGWHVYIHDHRHEFTELNVKGAARSEYIFAEIDEEIEIKLQSQQFRNIESKETPCSATLSYSDMKCAELCVFDDLATKTNCTGPWMTGILQQPCDNSKSMRALIKDYGIYYESDDDIECDCKRPCNARIYSTFIQSRKQLNSGQQYTQVWIYYSTKLVSMVEERLSYDTTQFIADIGGSLGFLLGLSVLGLIGILEHLTLFFCGGLIKKQLKHEKQLQDDAERQSQKSDATDITGTTLDIATISREKKTYMDEETLA, via the exons ATGGGATATTGGTTAGAGCTATTGGATTGGATATTAAGAGATCCTGGAAAACTAATACGCTATTTAGTCCTTTTTGTGTGCTCAGTTATTGTGATTGTTCAG TTGTCGGAATGCTTTACTAAACTGAATAGTCCACCGATATCAACTCACTCATACTTTAGTCTGAACGACACTGTAGAAATGCCAGCTGTCACCATATGCCGCGAGCCACCATACAAAGAAGATGTACTAAAT agTATGTCGGGTGGTATATGCCCGCATCCAAAATATATAACTTGCTGGAATAACTTCCCTTTCAACGACTTAGAACTAGATGATTTCTTTATGAATTCAACCTTTGATTTAGAAGAAACCATATTAGGTGAACAATATGGACTTGATGGATTAACAAAGA atttagaaataaaaaccaGCTTACACTTCTACATGGGCCGCTGTTACACTTTGAATCCTAAAATAGAGTTAAAACGTACAACTCGTACTTCTGGTTATTCTCTAATGCTTACTCATCACATTATACCGGGCTCAAGTATGGAAATGatgttggaaaaaaatccagGATGGCATGTTTATATACATGATCATCGTCATGAGTTCAcag aactcAATGTCAAAGGGGCAGCACGTTCAGAATATATTTTCGCTGAAATTGAcgaagaaattgaaataaaactccAAAGTCAACAATTCAGAAATATTGAATCCAAAGAAACGCCTTGTTCAGCCACACTAAGCTATAGTGACATGAAG TGCGCAGAGTTAtgtgttttcgatgacttgGCTACAAAAACCAATTGCACTGGTCCTTGGATGACCGGTATATTGCAGCAACCATGCGATAACAGCAAGTCAATGCGTGCCTTAATAAAGGATTACGGGAT CTACTATGAAAGTGACGACGACATTGAATGCGATTGCAAACGTCCTTGTAACGCGCGTATTTATTCGACATTTATACAAAGCAGAAAACAACTTAATTCAGGTCAGCAATATACCCAAGTATGGATTTACTATTCCACAAAACTGGTTTCG ATGGTGGAAGAACGTCTGAGTTATGACACAACACAATTTATAGCTGACATTGGTGGCTCATTGGGTTTTCTGCTAGGTCTCTCTGTTCTAGGATTAATCGGCATATTGGAACAT CTTACCTTATTTTTCTGCGGaggattaataaaaaaacaattaaaacacGAGAAGCAGTTACAAGACGACGCAGAACGTCAATCCCAAAAAAGTGATGCAACTGATATAACAGGTACAACTCTTGATATAGCCACAATATCCAGAGAGAAGAAAACATATATGGACGAAGAAACTCTTGCTTga